In Struthio camelus isolate bStrCam1 chromosome 13, bStrCam1.hap1, whole genome shotgun sequence, the following are encoded in one genomic region:
- the HNRNPH1 gene encoding heterogeneous nuclear ribonucleoprotein H isoform X10 codes for MDPCHTEETEGEIPGLAATETETEPSLTSSMMLNTESGEGYVVKVRGLPWSCSAEEVQRFFSECKILNGASGIRFIYTREGRPSGEAFVELESEDDVKLALKKDRETMGHRYVEVFKSNNVEMDWVLKHTGPNSPDTANDGFVRLRGLPFGCSKEEIVQFFSGLEIVPNGITLPVDFQGRSTGEAFVQFASQEIAEKALKKHKERIGHRYIEIFKSSRAEVRTHYDPPRKLMAMQRPSPYDRPGVARGYNSLGRGSGFERMRRGAYGGGYGGYDDYNGYNDGYGFGSDRFGRGMSDHRYGDGGSTFQSTTGHCVHMRGLPYRATENDIYNFFSPLNPVRVHIEIGPDGRVTGEADVEFATHEDAVAAMSKDKANMQHRYVELFLNSTAGGSGGAYGSQMMGAMVKESEGVVQDWNTSTLPGSQSSYGGPANQQLSGGYGGGYGGQSSMSGYDPGNQGAMNSSYYSSGNRASMGVNGMGGMSNMSNMSGGWGM; via the exons ATGGACCCTTGTCACACCGAGGAGACCGAGGGCGAGATCCCCGGCCTGG CGGCCACGGAAACCGAGACGGAGCCGAGCCTCACCTCCAGCATGATGCTGAACACGGAGAGCGGCGAGGGATATGTGGTGAAAGTGAGGGGGCTGCCCtggtcctgctctgcagaggaggtgcaGAGGTTTTTCTCTG AATGCAAAATTCTAAATGGGGCTTCGGGTATCCGTTTCATCTACACAAGGGAGGGCAGACCAAGTGGAGAAGCATTTGTTGAACTTGAATCAGAGGACGATGTGAAATTGGCActgaaaaaagacagagaaacaatGGGACACAGATATGTTGAAG TTTTCAAGTCAAACAACGTTGAAATGGATTGGGTTCTGAAGCATACTGGTCCCAACAGCCCTGATACGGCTAATGATGGTTTTGTACGTCTTAGAGGACTCCCATTTGGCTGTAGTAAAGAAGAAATTGTGCAGTTTTTTTCAG GGTTGGAAATCGTGCCAAATGGGATAACATTGCCGGTGGACTTCCAGGGGAGGAGTACGGGGGAGGCCTTCGTGCAGTTTGCTTCACAGGAAATAGCTGAAAAGGCTCTaaagaaacacaaggaaagaaTAGGGCACAG GTACATTGAGATCTTCAAGAGTAGTCGAGCAGAAGTGCGCACTCACTATGATCCTCCACGCAAGCTAATGGCAATGCAGAGACCAAGTCCTTATGACAGGCCTGGTGTTGCACGGGGATATAACAGTCTTGGTAGAGGAAGTGGCTTTGAAAGAATGAGACGTGGAGCTTATGGGGGAG GTTATGGAGGTTATGATGACTACAATGGGTATAATGATGGCTATGGTTTTGGTTCTGATAGATTTGGAAGAG GAATGTCGGACCACCGATACGGCGACGGGGGATCCACCTTCCAGAGCACGACTGGCCACTGTGTCCACATGAGAGGTCTGCCTTACAGAGCTACGGAGAACGACATCTATAAC TTCTTCTCACCTCTGAACCCTGTAAGAGTACACATCGAAATTGGACCAGATGGCAGAGTGACTGGAGAGGCAGACGTCGAATTTGCTACTCATGAGGATGCAGTGGCTGCTATGTCCAAAGACAAAGCAAATATGC aacACAGATATGTAGAACTCTTCTTGAATTCTACAGCAGGAGGAAGTGGTGGTGCCTATGGCAGTCAAATGATGGGAGCAATGG TCAAGGAATCGGAAGGGGTAGTTCAAGATTGGAACACTAGCACATTGCCAG GAAGCCAATCCAGCTATGGTGGTCCAGCTAACCAGCAGTTGAGTGGGGGTTATGGAGGAGGATATGGTGGTCAAAGCAGCATGAGTGGATATG ACCCAGGTAATCAGGGCGCCATGAACAGCAGTTACTACAGCAGCGGGAACCGTGCATCCATGGGAGTGAACGGCATGGGTGGAATGTCGAACATGTCCAACATGAGTGGTGGCTGGGGAATGTAA
- the HNRNPH1 gene encoding heterogeneous nuclear ribonucleoprotein H isoform X4, which translates to MDPCHTEETEGEIPGLGFSDRSEQIVSRGVASAFEAAATETETEPSLTSSMMLNTESGEGYVVKVRGLPWSCSAEEVQRFFSECKILNGASGIRFIYTREGRPSGEAFVELESEDDVKLALKKDRETMGHRYVEVFKSNNVEMDWVLKHTGPNSPDTANDGFVRLRGLPFGCSKEEIVQFFSGLEIVPNGITLPVDFQGRSTGEAFVQFASQEIAEKALKKHKERIGHRYIEIFKSSRAEVRTHYDPPRKLMAMQRPSPYDRPGVARGYNSLGRGSGFERMRRGAYGGGYGGYDDYNGYNDGYGFGSDRFGRGMSDHRYGDGGSTFQSTTGHCVHMRGLPYRATENDIYNFFSPLNPVRVHIEIGPDGRVTGEADVEFATHEDAVAAMSKDKANMQHRYVELFLNSTAGGSGGAYGSQMMGAMVKESEGVVQDWNTSTLPGSQSSYGGPANQQLSGGYGGGYGGQSSMSGYGNQGAMNSSYYSSGNRASMGVNGMGGMSNMSNMSGGWGM; encoded by the exons ATGGACCCTTGTCACACCGAGGAGACCGAGGGCGAGATCCCCGGCCTGG GCTTCAGTGACCGAAGCGAGCAGATTGTTTCACGTGGGGTAGCGTCAGCATTTGAAGCTG CGGCCACGGAAACCGAGACGGAGCCGAGCCTCACCTCCAGCATGATGCTGAACACGGAGAGCGGCGAGGGATATGTGGTGAAAGTGAGGGGGCTGCCCtggtcctgctctgcagaggaggtgcaGAGGTTTTTCTCTG AATGCAAAATTCTAAATGGGGCTTCGGGTATCCGTTTCATCTACACAAGGGAGGGCAGACCAAGTGGAGAAGCATTTGTTGAACTTGAATCAGAGGACGATGTGAAATTGGCActgaaaaaagacagagaaacaatGGGACACAGATATGTTGAAG TTTTCAAGTCAAACAACGTTGAAATGGATTGGGTTCTGAAGCATACTGGTCCCAACAGCCCTGATACGGCTAATGATGGTTTTGTACGTCTTAGAGGACTCCCATTTGGCTGTAGTAAAGAAGAAATTGTGCAGTTTTTTTCAG GGTTGGAAATCGTGCCAAATGGGATAACATTGCCGGTGGACTTCCAGGGGAGGAGTACGGGGGAGGCCTTCGTGCAGTTTGCTTCACAGGAAATAGCTGAAAAGGCTCTaaagaaacacaaggaaagaaTAGGGCACAG GTACATTGAGATCTTCAAGAGTAGTCGAGCAGAAGTGCGCACTCACTATGATCCTCCACGCAAGCTAATGGCAATGCAGAGACCAAGTCCTTATGACAGGCCTGGTGTTGCACGGGGATATAACAGTCTTGGTAGAGGAAGTGGCTTTGAAAGAATGAGACGTGGAGCTTATGGGGGAG GTTATGGAGGTTATGATGACTACAATGGGTATAATGATGGCTATGGTTTTGGTTCTGATAGATTTGGAAGAG GAATGTCGGACCACCGATACGGCGACGGGGGATCCACCTTCCAGAGCACGACTGGCCACTGTGTCCACATGAGAGGTCTGCCTTACAGAGCTACGGAGAACGACATCTATAAC TTCTTCTCACCTCTGAACCCTGTAAGAGTACACATCGAAATTGGACCAGATGGCAGAGTGACTGGAGAGGCAGACGTCGAATTTGCTACTCATGAGGATGCAGTGGCTGCTATGTCCAAAGACAAAGCAAATATGC aacACAGATATGTAGAACTCTTCTTGAATTCTACAGCAGGAGGAAGTGGTGGTGCCTATGGCAGTCAAATGATGGGAGCAATGG TCAAGGAATCGGAAGGGGTAGTTCAAGATTGGAACACTAGCACATTGCCAG GAAGCCAATCCAGCTATGGTGGTCCAGCTAACCAGCAGTTGAGTGGGGGTTATGGAGGAGGATATGGTGGTCAAAGCAGCATGAGTGGATATG GTAATCAGGGCGCCATGAACAGCAGTTACTACAGCAGCGGGAACCGTGCATCCATGGGAGTGAACGGCATGGGTGGAATGTCGAACATGTCCAACATGAGTGGTGGCTGGGGAATGTAA
- the HNRNPH1 gene encoding heterogeneous nuclear ribonucleoprotein H isoform X14, with the protein MDPCHTEETEGEIPGLAATETETEPSLTSSMMLNTESGEGYVVKVRGLPWSCSAEEVQRFFSECKILNGASGIRFIYTREGRPSGEAFVELESEDDVKLALKKDRETMGHRYVEVFKSNNVEMDWVLKHTGPNSPDTANDGFVRLRGLPFGCSKEEIVQFFSGLEIVPNGITLPVDFQGRSTGEAFVQFASQEIAEKALKKHKERIGHRYIEIFKSSRAEVRTHYDPPRKLMAMQRPSPYDRPGVARGYNSLGRGSGFERMRRGAYGGGYGGYDDYNGYNDGYGFGSDRFGREWTLFSAGMSDHRYGDGGSTFQSTTGHCVHMRGLPYRATENDIYNFFSPLNPVRVHIEIGPDGRVTGEADVEFATHEDAVAAMSKDKANMQHRYVELFLNSTAGGSGGAYGSQMMGAMGSQSSYGGPANQQLSGGYGGGYGGQSSMSGYGNQGAMNSSYYSSGNRASMGVNGMGGMSNMSNMSGGWGM; encoded by the exons ATGGACCCTTGTCACACCGAGGAGACCGAGGGCGAGATCCCCGGCCTGG CGGCCACGGAAACCGAGACGGAGCCGAGCCTCACCTCCAGCATGATGCTGAACACGGAGAGCGGCGAGGGATATGTGGTGAAAGTGAGGGGGCTGCCCtggtcctgctctgcagaggaggtgcaGAGGTTTTTCTCTG AATGCAAAATTCTAAATGGGGCTTCGGGTATCCGTTTCATCTACACAAGGGAGGGCAGACCAAGTGGAGAAGCATTTGTTGAACTTGAATCAGAGGACGATGTGAAATTGGCActgaaaaaagacagagaaacaatGGGACACAGATATGTTGAAG TTTTCAAGTCAAACAACGTTGAAATGGATTGGGTTCTGAAGCATACTGGTCCCAACAGCCCTGATACGGCTAATGATGGTTTTGTACGTCTTAGAGGACTCCCATTTGGCTGTAGTAAAGAAGAAATTGTGCAGTTTTTTTCAG GGTTGGAAATCGTGCCAAATGGGATAACATTGCCGGTGGACTTCCAGGGGAGGAGTACGGGGGAGGCCTTCGTGCAGTTTGCTTCACAGGAAATAGCTGAAAAGGCTCTaaagaaacacaaggaaagaaTAGGGCACAG GTACATTGAGATCTTCAAGAGTAGTCGAGCAGAAGTGCGCACTCACTATGATCCTCCACGCAAGCTAATGGCAATGCAGAGACCAAGTCCTTATGACAGGCCTGGTGTTGCACGGGGATATAACAGTCTTGGTAGAGGAAGTGGCTTTGAAAGAATGAGACGTGGAGCTTATGGGGGAG GTTATGGAGGTTATGATGACTACAATGGGTATAATGATGGCTATGGTTTTGGTTCTGATAGATTTGGAAGAG AATGGACTCTTTTCTCTGCAGGAATGTCGGACCACCGATACGGCGACGGGGGATCCACCTTCCAGAGCACGACTGGCCACTGTGTCCACATGAGAGGTCTGCCTTACAGAGCTACGGAGAACGACATCTATAAC TTCTTCTCACCTCTGAACCCTGTAAGAGTACACATCGAAATTGGACCAGATGGCAGAGTGACTGGAGAGGCAGACGTCGAATTTGCTACTCATGAGGATGCAGTGGCTGCTATGTCCAAAGACAAAGCAAATATGC aacACAGATATGTAGAACTCTTCTTGAATTCTACAGCAGGAGGAAGTGGTGGTGCCTATGGCAGTCAAATGATGGGAGCAATGG GAAGCCAATCCAGCTATGGTGGTCCAGCTAACCAGCAGTTGAGTGGGGGTTATGGAGGAGGATATGGTGGTCAAAGCAGCATGAGTGGATATG GTAATCAGGGCGCCATGAACAGCAGTTACTACAGCAGCGGGAACCGTGCATCCATGGGAGTGAACGGCATGGGTGGAATGTCGAACATGTCCAACATGAGTGGTGGCTGGGGAATGTAA
- the HNRNPH1 gene encoding heterogeneous nuclear ribonucleoprotein H isoform X7, whose protein sequence is MDPCHTEETEGEIPGLAATETETEPSLTSSMMLNTESGEGYVVKVRGLPWSCSAEEVQRFFSECKILNGASGIRFIYTREGRPSGEAFVELESEDDVKLALKKDRETMGHRYVEVFKSNNVEMDWVLKHTGPNSPDTANDGFVRLRGLPFGCSKEEIVQFFSGLEIVPNGITLPVDFQGRSTGEAFVQFASQEIAEKALKKHKERIGHRYIEIFKSSRAEVRTHYDPPRKLMAMQRPSPYDRPGVARGYNSLGRGSGFERMRRGAYGGGYGGYDDYNGYNDGYGFGSDRFGREWTLFSAGMSDHRYGDGGSTFQSTTGHCVHMRGLPYRATENDIYNFFSPLNPVRVHIEIGPDGRVTGEADVEFATHEDAVAAMSKDKANMQHRYVELFLNSTAGGSGGAYGSQMMGAMVKESEGVVQDWNTSTLPGSQSSYGGPANQQLSGGYGGGYGGQSSMSGYDPGNQGAMNSSYYSSGNRASMGVNGMGGMSNMSNMSGGWGM, encoded by the exons ATGGACCCTTGTCACACCGAGGAGACCGAGGGCGAGATCCCCGGCCTGG CGGCCACGGAAACCGAGACGGAGCCGAGCCTCACCTCCAGCATGATGCTGAACACGGAGAGCGGCGAGGGATATGTGGTGAAAGTGAGGGGGCTGCCCtggtcctgctctgcagaggaggtgcaGAGGTTTTTCTCTG AATGCAAAATTCTAAATGGGGCTTCGGGTATCCGTTTCATCTACACAAGGGAGGGCAGACCAAGTGGAGAAGCATTTGTTGAACTTGAATCAGAGGACGATGTGAAATTGGCActgaaaaaagacagagaaacaatGGGACACAGATATGTTGAAG TTTTCAAGTCAAACAACGTTGAAATGGATTGGGTTCTGAAGCATACTGGTCCCAACAGCCCTGATACGGCTAATGATGGTTTTGTACGTCTTAGAGGACTCCCATTTGGCTGTAGTAAAGAAGAAATTGTGCAGTTTTTTTCAG GGTTGGAAATCGTGCCAAATGGGATAACATTGCCGGTGGACTTCCAGGGGAGGAGTACGGGGGAGGCCTTCGTGCAGTTTGCTTCACAGGAAATAGCTGAAAAGGCTCTaaagaaacacaaggaaagaaTAGGGCACAG GTACATTGAGATCTTCAAGAGTAGTCGAGCAGAAGTGCGCACTCACTATGATCCTCCACGCAAGCTAATGGCAATGCAGAGACCAAGTCCTTATGACAGGCCTGGTGTTGCACGGGGATATAACAGTCTTGGTAGAGGAAGTGGCTTTGAAAGAATGAGACGTGGAGCTTATGGGGGAG GTTATGGAGGTTATGATGACTACAATGGGTATAATGATGGCTATGGTTTTGGTTCTGATAGATTTGGAAGAG AATGGACTCTTTTCTCTGCAGGAATGTCGGACCACCGATACGGCGACGGGGGATCCACCTTCCAGAGCACGACTGGCCACTGTGTCCACATGAGAGGTCTGCCTTACAGAGCTACGGAGAACGACATCTATAAC TTCTTCTCACCTCTGAACCCTGTAAGAGTACACATCGAAATTGGACCAGATGGCAGAGTGACTGGAGAGGCAGACGTCGAATTTGCTACTCATGAGGATGCAGTGGCTGCTATGTCCAAAGACAAAGCAAATATGC aacACAGATATGTAGAACTCTTCTTGAATTCTACAGCAGGAGGAAGTGGTGGTGCCTATGGCAGTCAAATGATGGGAGCAATGG TCAAGGAATCGGAAGGGGTAGTTCAAGATTGGAACACTAGCACATTGCCAG GAAGCCAATCCAGCTATGGTGGTCCAGCTAACCAGCAGTTGAGTGGGGGTTATGGAGGAGGATATGGTGGTCAAAGCAGCATGAGTGGATATG ACCCAGGTAATCAGGGCGCCATGAACAGCAGTTACTACAGCAGCGGGAACCGTGCATCCATGGGAGTGAACGGCATGGGTGGAATGTCGAACATGTCCAACATGAGTGGTGGCTGGGGAATGTAA
- the HNRNPH1 gene encoding heterogeneous nuclear ribonucleoprotein H isoform X9, which produces MDPCHTEETEGEIPGLGFSDRSEQIVSRGVASAFEAAATETETEPSLTSSMMLNTESGEGYVVKVRGLPWSCSAEEVQRFFSECKILNGASGIRFIYTREGRPSGEAFVELESEDDVKLALKKDRETMGHRYVEVFKSNNVEMDWVLKHTGPNSPDTANDGFVRLRGLPFGCSKEEIVQFFSGLEIVPNGITLPVDFQGRSTGEAFVQFASQEIAEKALKKHKERIGHRYIEIFKSSRAEVRTHYDPPRKLMAMQRPSPYDRPGVARGYNSLGRGSGFERMRRGAYGGGYGGYDDYNGYNDGYGFGSDRFGRGMSDHRYGDGGSTFQSTTGHCVHMRGLPYRATENDIYNFFSPLNPVRVHIEIGPDGRVTGEADVEFATHEDAVAAMSKDKANMQHRYVELFLNSTAGGSGGAYGSQMMGAMGSQSSYGGPANQQLSGGYGGGYGGQSSMSGYGNQGAMNSSYYSSGNRASMGVNGMGGMSNMSNMSGGWGM; this is translated from the exons ATGGACCCTTGTCACACCGAGGAGACCGAGGGCGAGATCCCCGGCCTGG GCTTCAGTGACCGAAGCGAGCAGATTGTTTCACGTGGGGTAGCGTCAGCATTTGAAGCTG CGGCCACGGAAACCGAGACGGAGCCGAGCCTCACCTCCAGCATGATGCTGAACACGGAGAGCGGCGAGGGATATGTGGTGAAAGTGAGGGGGCTGCCCtggtcctgctctgcagaggaggtgcaGAGGTTTTTCTCTG AATGCAAAATTCTAAATGGGGCTTCGGGTATCCGTTTCATCTACACAAGGGAGGGCAGACCAAGTGGAGAAGCATTTGTTGAACTTGAATCAGAGGACGATGTGAAATTGGCActgaaaaaagacagagaaacaatGGGACACAGATATGTTGAAG TTTTCAAGTCAAACAACGTTGAAATGGATTGGGTTCTGAAGCATACTGGTCCCAACAGCCCTGATACGGCTAATGATGGTTTTGTACGTCTTAGAGGACTCCCATTTGGCTGTAGTAAAGAAGAAATTGTGCAGTTTTTTTCAG GGTTGGAAATCGTGCCAAATGGGATAACATTGCCGGTGGACTTCCAGGGGAGGAGTACGGGGGAGGCCTTCGTGCAGTTTGCTTCACAGGAAATAGCTGAAAAGGCTCTaaagaaacacaaggaaagaaTAGGGCACAG GTACATTGAGATCTTCAAGAGTAGTCGAGCAGAAGTGCGCACTCACTATGATCCTCCACGCAAGCTAATGGCAATGCAGAGACCAAGTCCTTATGACAGGCCTGGTGTTGCACGGGGATATAACAGTCTTGGTAGAGGAAGTGGCTTTGAAAGAATGAGACGTGGAGCTTATGGGGGAG GTTATGGAGGTTATGATGACTACAATGGGTATAATGATGGCTATGGTTTTGGTTCTGATAGATTTGGAAGAG GAATGTCGGACCACCGATACGGCGACGGGGGATCCACCTTCCAGAGCACGACTGGCCACTGTGTCCACATGAGAGGTCTGCCTTACAGAGCTACGGAGAACGACATCTATAAC TTCTTCTCACCTCTGAACCCTGTAAGAGTACACATCGAAATTGGACCAGATGGCAGAGTGACTGGAGAGGCAGACGTCGAATTTGCTACTCATGAGGATGCAGTGGCTGCTATGTCCAAAGACAAAGCAAATATGC aacACAGATATGTAGAACTCTTCTTGAATTCTACAGCAGGAGGAAGTGGTGGTGCCTATGGCAGTCAAATGATGGGAGCAATGG GAAGCCAATCCAGCTATGGTGGTCCAGCTAACCAGCAGTTGAGTGGGGGTTATGGAGGAGGATATGGTGGTCAAAGCAGCATGAGTGGATATG GTAATCAGGGCGCCATGAACAGCAGTTACTACAGCAGCGGGAACCGTGCATCCATGGGAGTGAACGGCATGGGTGGAATGTCGAACATGTCCAACATGAGTGGTGGCTGGGGAATGTAA
- the HNRNPH1 gene encoding heterogeneous nuclear ribonucleoprotein H isoform X16: protein MSATETETEPSLTSSMMLNTESGEGYVVKVRGLPWSCSAEEVQRFFSECKILNGASGIRFIYTREGRPSGEAFVELESEDDVKLALKKDRETMGHRYVEVFKSNNVEMDWVLKHTGPNSPDTANDGFVRLRGLPFGCSKEEIVQFFSGLEIVPNGITLPVDFQGRSTGEAFVQFASQEIAEKALKKHKERIGHRYIEIFKSSRAEVRTHYDPPRKLMAMQRPSPYDRPGVARGYNSLGRGSGFERMRRGAYGGGYGGYDDYNGYNDGYGFGSDRFGRGMSDHRYGDGGSTFQSTTGHCVHMRGLPYRATENDIYNFFSPLNPVRVHIEIGPDGRVTGEADVEFATHEDAVAAMSKDKANMQHRYVELFLNSTAGGSGGAYGSQMMGAMVKESEGVVQDWNTSTLPGSQSSYGGPANQQLSGGYGGGYGGQSSMSGYGNQGAMNSSYYSSGNRASMGVNGMGGMSNMSNMSGGWGM, encoded by the exons ATGT CGGCCACGGAAACCGAGACGGAGCCGAGCCTCACCTCCAGCATGATGCTGAACACGGAGAGCGGCGAGGGATATGTGGTGAAAGTGAGGGGGCTGCCCtggtcctgctctgcagaggaggtgcaGAGGTTTTTCTCTG AATGCAAAATTCTAAATGGGGCTTCGGGTATCCGTTTCATCTACACAAGGGAGGGCAGACCAAGTGGAGAAGCATTTGTTGAACTTGAATCAGAGGACGATGTGAAATTGGCActgaaaaaagacagagaaacaatGGGACACAGATATGTTGAAG TTTTCAAGTCAAACAACGTTGAAATGGATTGGGTTCTGAAGCATACTGGTCCCAACAGCCCTGATACGGCTAATGATGGTTTTGTACGTCTTAGAGGACTCCCATTTGGCTGTAGTAAAGAAGAAATTGTGCAGTTTTTTTCAG GGTTGGAAATCGTGCCAAATGGGATAACATTGCCGGTGGACTTCCAGGGGAGGAGTACGGGGGAGGCCTTCGTGCAGTTTGCTTCACAGGAAATAGCTGAAAAGGCTCTaaagaaacacaaggaaagaaTAGGGCACAG GTACATTGAGATCTTCAAGAGTAGTCGAGCAGAAGTGCGCACTCACTATGATCCTCCACGCAAGCTAATGGCAATGCAGAGACCAAGTCCTTATGACAGGCCTGGTGTTGCACGGGGATATAACAGTCTTGGTAGAGGAAGTGGCTTTGAAAGAATGAGACGTGGAGCTTATGGGGGAG GTTATGGAGGTTATGATGACTACAATGGGTATAATGATGGCTATGGTTTTGGTTCTGATAGATTTGGAAGAG GAATGTCGGACCACCGATACGGCGACGGGGGATCCACCTTCCAGAGCACGACTGGCCACTGTGTCCACATGAGAGGTCTGCCTTACAGAGCTACGGAGAACGACATCTATAAC TTCTTCTCACCTCTGAACCCTGTAAGAGTACACATCGAAATTGGACCAGATGGCAGAGTGACTGGAGAGGCAGACGTCGAATTTGCTACTCATGAGGATGCAGTGGCTGCTATGTCCAAAGACAAAGCAAATATGC aacACAGATATGTAGAACTCTTCTTGAATTCTACAGCAGGAGGAAGTGGTGGTGCCTATGGCAGTCAAATGATGGGAGCAATGG TCAAGGAATCGGAAGGGGTAGTTCAAGATTGGAACACTAGCACATTGCCAG GAAGCCAATCCAGCTATGGTGGTCCAGCTAACCAGCAGTTGAGTGGGGGTTATGGAGGAGGATATGGTGGTCAAAGCAGCATGAGTGGATATG GTAATCAGGGCGCCATGAACAGCAGTTACTACAGCAGCGGGAACCGTGCATCCATGGGAGTGAACGGCATGGGTGGAATGTCGAACATGTCCAACATGAGTGGTGGCTGGGGAATGTAA
- the HNRNPH1 gene encoding heterogeneous nuclear ribonucleoprotein H isoform X8, translating into MDPCHTEETEGEIPGLAATETETEPSLTSSMMLNTESGEGYVVKVRGLPWSCSAEEVQRFFSECKILNGASGIRFIYTREGRPSGEAFVELESEDDVKLALKKDRETMGHRYVEVFKSNNVEMDWVLKHTGPNSPDTANDGFVRLRGLPFGCSKEEIVQFFSGLEIVPNGITLPVDFQGRSTGEAFVQFASQEIAEKALKKHKERIGHRYIEIFKSSRAEVRTHYDPPRKLMAMQRPSPYDRPGVARGYNSLGRGSGFERMRRGAYGGGYGGYDDYNGYNDGYGFGSDRFGREWTLFSAGMSDHRYGDGGSTFQSTTGHCVHMRGLPYRATENDIYNFFSPLNPVRVHIEIGPDGRVTGEADVEFATHEDAVAAMSKDKANMQHRYVELFLNSTAGGSGGAYGSQMMGAMVKESEGVVQDWNTSTLPGSQSSYGGPANQQLSGGYGGGYGGQSSMSGYGNQGAMNSSYYSSGNRASMGVNGMGGMSNMSNMSGGWGM; encoded by the exons ATGGACCCTTGTCACACCGAGGAGACCGAGGGCGAGATCCCCGGCCTGG CGGCCACGGAAACCGAGACGGAGCCGAGCCTCACCTCCAGCATGATGCTGAACACGGAGAGCGGCGAGGGATATGTGGTGAAAGTGAGGGGGCTGCCCtggtcctgctctgcagaggaggtgcaGAGGTTTTTCTCTG AATGCAAAATTCTAAATGGGGCTTCGGGTATCCGTTTCATCTACACAAGGGAGGGCAGACCAAGTGGAGAAGCATTTGTTGAACTTGAATCAGAGGACGATGTGAAATTGGCActgaaaaaagacagagaaacaatGGGACACAGATATGTTGAAG TTTTCAAGTCAAACAACGTTGAAATGGATTGGGTTCTGAAGCATACTGGTCCCAACAGCCCTGATACGGCTAATGATGGTTTTGTACGTCTTAGAGGACTCCCATTTGGCTGTAGTAAAGAAGAAATTGTGCAGTTTTTTTCAG GGTTGGAAATCGTGCCAAATGGGATAACATTGCCGGTGGACTTCCAGGGGAGGAGTACGGGGGAGGCCTTCGTGCAGTTTGCTTCACAGGAAATAGCTGAAAAGGCTCTaaagaaacacaaggaaagaaTAGGGCACAG GTACATTGAGATCTTCAAGAGTAGTCGAGCAGAAGTGCGCACTCACTATGATCCTCCACGCAAGCTAATGGCAATGCAGAGACCAAGTCCTTATGACAGGCCTGGTGTTGCACGGGGATATAACAGTCTTGGTAGAGGAAGTGGCTTTGAAAGAATGAGACGTGGAGCTTATGGGGGAG GTTATGGAGGTTATGATGACTACAATGGGTATAATGATGGCTATGGTTTTGGTTCTGATAGATTTGGAAGAG AATGGACTCTTTTCTCTGCAGGAATGTCGGACCACCGATACGGCGACGGGGGATCCACCTTCCAGAGCACGACTGGCCACTGTGTCCACATGAGAGGTCTGCCTTACAGAGCTACGGAGAACGACATCTATAAC TTCTTCTCACCTCTGAACCCTGTAAGAGTACACATCGAAATTGGACCAGATGGCAGAGTGACTGGAGAGGCAGACGTCGAATTTGCTACTCATGAGGATGCAGTGGCTGCTATGTCCAAAGACAAAGCAAATATGC aacACAGATATGTAGAACTCTTCTTGAATTCTACAGCAGGAGGAAGTGGTGGTGCCTATGGCAGTCAAATGATGGGAGCAATGG TCAAGGAATCGGAAGGGGTAGTTCAAGATTGGAACACTAGCACATTGCCAG GAAGCCAATCCAGCTATGGTGGTCCAGCTAACCAGCAGTTGAGTGGGGGTTATGGAGGAGGATATGGTGGTCAAAGCAGCATGAGTGGATATG GTAATCAGGGCGCCATGAACAGCAGTTACTACAGCAGCGGGAACCGTGCATCCATGGGAGTGAACGGCATGGGTGGAATGTCGAACATGTCCAACATGAGTGGTGGCTGGGGAATGTAA